The Candidatus Brocadiaceae bacterium genome contains a region encoding:
- a CDS encoding S9 family peptidase, which produces MAKSKRLFTVKDIFGNRTLICPTATADGRRAAFQVTKPDLEKNENLSEIRAWSGERGAWQVTFSGKAWQPQFSPDGTRLAFLSEREGGKGQVCVMERELSEGRKVTAFEQGVVKYVWSPDGRHLAVIAQPDRTPDEKKRDKEKRDWRTVDADERRRALWVVNADGRGKPRRISADGEHVSSAAWMPDGRGLVYTACPTATVNSQWFESDLKVVDAKGKGRRTVGPVRGHLMEAPMHVSADGASVLLTEAYDERDLFHDTAKVIDLDSGERRMVHPEADLRSIMPQWLPDGRVLFESGVRTGHGLYVCEVGGTPERLDTGGLAALGSAVAGDAGLVFFVGSATQAPDELCSVPFDASRASECLTDVNRDMAAVTLARSEVVTWKSDGLEIEGIFYLPTKPRARKPYPLVLMPHGGPYGASLTNYGNAVGPNVFCAAGYACLMPNFSGSTGYGRAFTRRIVRNWGDAPYKDIMAGVDSLIERGLVDGDRMAVFGGSYGGYMTTWIIGHTRRFRCAVAVAAVVDNLGMWGTTDIPDFQLYSGGGIAAGYDDAFWRDQSPLHHVGNVTTPTLVITGEVDLRVPPGQSHQYYRALKARGVETRLLLYPREPHGVHEPRHRLHFHETVLSYINEHVRGRR; this is translated from the coding sequence ATGGCGAAGTCGAAGCGGCTGTTCACAGTGAAGGACATCTTCGGAAATCGCACTCTGATCTGCCCGACGGCGACCGCGGACGGGCGGCGCGCCGCGTTCCAGGTGACGAAACCGGATCTCGAGAAGAACGAAAACCTCAGCGAGATCCGGGCGTGGTCCGGGGAGCGCGGGGCCTGGCAGGTGACCTTCAGCGGCAAGGCGTGGCAGCCGCAGTTCTCGCCGGACGGCACGCGCCTGGCCTTCCTGTCCGAGCGCGAGGGAGGCAAGGGGCAGGTTTGCGTCATGGAGCGGGAGCTGTCCGAAGGCCGGAAGGTGACCGCCTTCGAGCAGGGCGTCGTGAAGTACGTCTGGAGCCCCGACGGCCGGCACCTCGCCGTCATCGCGCAGCCCGACCGGACGCCGGACGAGAAGAAGAGGGACAAGGAGAAGCGCGACTGGCGCACCGTCGATGCCGACGAGCGCCGCCGGGCGCTCTGGGTCGTCAACGCCGACGGGCGCGGCAAGCCCCGCAGGATCTCGGCCGACGGCGAGCACGTGAGCAGCGCCGCCTGGATGCCGGACGGCCGGGGCCTCGTCTACACAGCCTGCCCCACGGCGACCGTCAACTCGCAGTGGTTCGAGTCCGACCTGAAGGTTGTGGACGCGAAGGGCAAGGGGCGGCGCACGGTCGGGCCGGTGCGAGGCCACCTGATGGAGGCGCCCATGCACGTATCGGCTGACGGCGCGTCCGTGCTTCTCACCGAAGCCTACGATGAACGGGACCTGTTTCACGACACCGCGAAGGTGATCGATCTCGACTCCGGCGAGCGCCGCATGGTTCACCCGGAGGCGGACCTTCGCAGCATCATGCCGCAGTGGCTGCCCGACGGTCGGGTTCTGTTCGAGTCGGGCGTGCGCACCGGACACGGACTCTACGTCTGCGAAGTGGGCGGAACGCCGGAGCGGCTGGATACCGGCGGCCTGGCCGCCCTCGGATCGGCCGTCGCCGGAGACGCCGGCCTTGTGTTCTTCGTCGGTTCAGCGACGCAGGCGCCGGACGAACTCTGTTCCGTGCCCTTCGATGCGTCCCGCGCGTCCGAGTGCCTCACAGACGTCAACCGCGACATGGCGGCCGTGACGCTCGCGCGTTCTGAGGTCGTCACGTGGAAGAGCGACGGCCTGGAGATCGAGGGCATCTTCTACCTGCCGACGAAACCGCGCGCGCGGAAGCCCTATCCGCTGGTCCTGATGCCGCACGGCGGCCCCTACGGCGCCTCGCTGACGAACTACGGGAACGCCGTCGGGCCGAACGTCTTCTGCGCGGCCGGCTATGCGTGCCTGATGCCCAACTTCAGCGGCAGCACCGGATACGGCCGCGCGTTCACCCGCAGGATCGTCCGCAACTGGGGCGATGCGCCCTACAAGGACATCATGGCGGGCGTCGACTCGCTGATCGAACGCGGCCTCGTCGACGGCGACCGGATGGCCGTCTTCGGCGGCAGCTACGGCGGCTACATGACCACGTGGATCATCGGCCACACACGGCGCTTCCGCTGCGCCGTGGCCGTGGCGGCCGTGGTGGACAACCTGGGCATGTGGGGCACGACGGACATCCCGGACTTCCAGCTCTACAGCGGCGGAGGCATCGCGGCGGGCTATGACGACGCGTTCTGGCGCGACCAGTCGCCGCTGCACCACGTCGGCAACGTGACCACCCCCACGCTGGTCATCACCGGGGAGGTCGACCTGCGCGTGCCGCCGGGCCAGTCGCATCAGTACTACCGGGCTCTGAAGGCGCGCGGTGTCGAAACGCGCCTCCTGCTCTACCCGCGCGAGCCCCACGGCGTCCACGAGCCGCGCCATCGTCTGCACTTCCACGAGACGGTGCTGTCCTACATCAATGAACACGTGCGCGGGCGGCGCTGA
- a CDS encoding DMT family transporter, with protein MTLRVDAPERQFVVREPCDVEIVLRSDRRLVPGDTVEAQFPNSWLLVSGPSFTRELQADDPDAAHFVRVHSPGGAARFDVEIRRRNLAYPEGTCRHGRHVIATLAEGAVEAGAPIRVLYANTFAPYTSGTEPVWLRVCGEAPDCEPRLAVAPGPAETVRILAPSGVEPGQEFDVVIASLDRFQNASSTSYQGQTLSLDGGAVVVGLIGVLLWYGSIGRTTASGTAVYQYLVPGVSCIGAALFMGERLAPMQIIGISVMLAGVYLARVPDRTDRQALNGEGG; from the coding sequence ATGACTCTGAGAGTGGACGCACCGGAGCGGCAGTTCGTTGTGCGGGAGCCGTGCGACGTCGAGATCGTCTTGCGTTCGGACCGGCGGCTCGTGCCCGGCGACACGGTCGAGGCACAGTTTCCGAACTCCTGGCTGCTTGTGTCCGGGCCGAGTTTCACACGGGAACTCCAGGCCGACGATCCCGATGCAGCGCATTTCGTGCGGGTGCACTCGCCCGGCGGCGCGGCGCGGTTCGACGTCGAGATCCGCCGGCGGAACCTTGCCTACCCGGAAGGCACGTGCCGGCACGGCCGCCACGTCATCGCCACGCTGGCCGAAGGCGCCGTCGAGGCCGGTGCGCCGATCCGAGTGCTGTATGCCAACACTTTCGCTCCTTACACTTCCGGAACCGAGCCGGTCTGGCTGCGCGTGTGCGGCGAGGCGCCCGACTGCGAGCCGCGGCTGGCCGTCGCGCCGGGGCCGGCCGAGACGGTGCGTATCCTGGCGCCCTCCGGAGTCGAGCCTGGACAGGAGTTCGACGTCGTGATCGCGTCGCTGGACCGCTTCCAAAACGCCTCGTCGACGAGCTATCAGGGGCAGACGCTCTCGCTGGACGGCGGAGCGGTGGTCGTGGGCCTCATCGGCGTGCTGCTCTGGTACGGCTCCATCGGGCGTACGACGGCGTCGGGCACGGCTGTCTACCAGTACCTCGTGCCGGGCGTCTCGTGCATCGGGGCCGCGTTGTTCATGGGAGAGCGTCTCGCGCCCATGCAGATCATCGGGATCTCCGTTATGCTCGCAGGCGTCTATCTGGCACGCGTGCCGGACCGAACGGATCGACAAGCGCTGAATGGGGAGGGTGGCTGA